A region from the Stutzerimonas stutzeri genome encodes:
- a CDS encoding transcriptional regulator, with translation MRIRNSEGQTPTFRTIYGQCMNLACGLVLTGSMSWDYQINTSGMDKPRVVLPIAPSVAKMQALRDSRPASDQPDLFDQPLKEAHA, from the coding sequence TTGCGCATTCGCAACTCCGAGGGGCAAACACCGACATTCCGCACCATCTATGGCCAGTGCATGAATCTGGCCTGCGGCTTGGTGCTCACGGGCTCGATGAGCTGGGACTACCAGATCAATACCTCGGGCATGGACAAGCCGAGGGTGGTGCTGCCGATTGCGCCATCCGTGGCGAAAATGCAGGCGTTGCGTGACAGCCGGCCTGCATCCGATCAACCCGATCTGTTCGATCAGCCACTCAAGGAAGCACACGCATGA
- a CDS encoding DNA-binding protein, whose translation MPNGYPSEQARNAARERLSKLGLTAKEWAEQNDITPSTVYAVLNGQKKCLRGEAHRAAVLLGIKEGVVAGEAPRYGRRKTDFAVIPK comes from the coding sequence ATGCCGAACGGATACCCCAGCGAGCAAGCGCGCAACGCTGCGCGTGAACGCCTCAGCAAGCTCGGCCTGACCGCCAAGGAATGGGCCGAACAGAACGACATCACCCCGTCCACGGTTTACGCCGTGCTCAACGGGCAGAAGAAGTGCCTGCGCGGTGAAGCCCACCGCGCCGCCGTACTGCTCGGCATCAAGGAAGGCGTAGTAGCCGGCGAAGCGCCGCGTTATGGGCGCCGCAAGACTGACTTCGCTGTGATTCCAAAGTAA
- a CDS encoding BRCT domain-containing protein, protein MVDLHLEFTSSRFFNEARIDRRSADALVGLAAGVVADGVVNIDEARFLKGWIESNLAHLEDPVVNLLYRRISAMLQDGVLDADESADLMHLLHSFAGLDVSKPEQTAQAFTAPTDLPFNLPAPELVFQDKAFVFTGTMAYGPRKACEELILERGGVIGGGVSKKIHYLVVGSVGNDQWRHATYGTKIMKAVELREAGAPIAIVGEDHWQRALFG, encoded by the coding sequence ATGGTCGACCTGCATCTGGAATTCACCTCCAGCCGTTTCTTCAACGAAGCCCGCATTGACCGGCGCAGCGCCGATGCTCTGGTGGGCCTCGCCGCCGGCGTGGTTGCGGATGGCGTGGTGAACATCGACGAGGCGCGCTTCCTCAAGGGCTGGATCGAAAGCAACCTGGCCCACCTTGAGGATCCCGTAGTCAACCTGCTCTACCGGCGCATCAGCGCCATGCTGCAGGACGGCGTGCTAGATGCCGACGAATCGGCCGATCTGATGCATCTACTGCACAGCTTCGCCGGGCTTGATGTCAGCAAGCCGGAGCAAACCGCCCAGGCCTTCACCGCGCCGACGGACTTGCCGTTCAATCTTCCCGCCCCTGAGCTGGTGTTCCAGGACAAGGCTTTCGTATTCACCGGCACCATGGCCTATGGCCCGCGCAAGGCGTGTGAGGAGCTGATCCTCGAACGCGGCGGTGTGATAGGCGGTGGCGTCAGCAAAAAAATCCATTACCTGGTCGTTGGCAGTGTTGGCAACGACCAATGGCGGCACGCCACCTACGGCACCAAGATCATGAAGGCCGTCGAGCTGCGGGAGGCCGGTGCGCCTATCGCAATCGTCGGCGAAGACCACTGGCAGCGCGCGTTGTTCGGATGA
- a CDS encoding helix-turn-helix domain-containing protein: MTIGERLKEERSRLKLSQTDLGAIGGVGKTTQINYEKGAGSPDGRYLAAVAQTGVDVLYVVTGVRVEQAAAGLDNHEAQLLEAFRNMPKQQQDAFLLLSSSIASASGNSPLADKP; this comes from the coding sequence ATGACCATTGGCGAGCGGCTGAAGGAAGAACGGTCGCGCCTGAAACTCAGCCAAACCGATCTCGGTGCGATCGGCGGCGTGGGCAAAACGACGCAGATCAACTACGAAAAAGGTGCGGGGAGCCCTGATGGCAGGTACCTAGCTGCTGTGGCTCAGACGGGCGTCGATGTGCTTTATGTGGTTACTGGCGTGCGTGTTGAGCAGGCCGCGGCCGGCCTCGACAACCATGAAGCCCAGCTGCTTGAAGCCTTCCGGAACATGCCCAAGCAACAGCAGGATGCCTTTCTGTTGCTCTCGTCCTCTATCGCCAGCGCCAGCGGCAATTCACCGCTGGCGGACAAGCCCTAG
- a CDS encoding YmfL family putative regulatory protein: protein MKHAILDSRRKVVSAIIAAYPGGRDCAAARLGLEIKKFDNHAYESAGHRPLTDEQILLLEQQIGTTYLPEYIAAQYGGVFVPLPAAEELDNMELYHRAVDTAKRRGRVDLIIAKALEDGAIDEGEANAILDAHRRYVSARHAEIAAVIVLHTCNDKK, encoded by the coding sequence ATGAAGCACGCGATCCTCGACAGCCGGCGCAAGGTGGTCAGCGCCATCATCGCCGCTTACCCCGGCGGCCGTGACTGCGCCGCGGCCCGCCTGGGCCTGGAAATCAAGAAATTCGACAACCACGCCTACGAGAGCGCGGGCCACCGCCCGCTGACCGACGAGCAGATCCTGCTGCTCGAGCAGCAGATCGGCACGACCTACCTGCCCGAGTACATCGCCGCCCAGTACGGCGGTGTGTTCGTCCCGCTGCCAGCCGCCGAGGAGCTGGACAACATGGAGCTCTACCACCGCGCCGTGGATACCGCGAAGCGCCGCGGCCGCGTGGACCTGATCATCGCCAAGGCCCTGGAGGACGGAGCGATCGACGAAGGCGAAGCCAACGCCATCCTCGATGCCCACCGCCGCTACGTCTCTGCCCGCCACGCGGAGATAGCGGCAGTCATCGTTCTGCATACCTGCAACGACAAAAAATAA